One region of Chlorobiota bacterium genomic DNA includes:
- the dacB gene encoding D-alanyl-D-alanine carboxypeptidase/D-alanyl-D-alanine-endopeptidase: MRKPLNLLLWTSILSILLGIIAAGTDAAGAKPAGLAPSAVSSSDSAKALEKLAADLKNLISLPQELQAGRVGVVVHSVTRNHGLFALNPDRALTPASTTKVVTCFTALSELGPNYQINTIIASDAKPSDGVVQGNLYVKGYGDPFLAVSDLDALVDQVTSAGIRQVTGNVVGDGTFFDNHSDRFDYSGDADEVEPVPPIHALTIERSRFTVIVSSPRTPGLPCNVQTFPRSNGIEIVNTAVSVAAPARRSGGKRGKKRKADLLMPMQPNQWQRYGDQFPIVDSEELQQRKKKSTSSAATQRGKKPAAKPSSKNRGGAKQAAKVSKATTKGKTAPAASRKAPSTPPAAVTARNGINISVTSRNGKQVVTVSGTLTANRTVSNHYEMKNPATIVAGMVHDRLRLAGVAIGGTTVSGATPANAHTIATNSRPLTEVLTYVMKNSNNFLAEYTFKIIGGANGGRTETAKKSVEKIQQRMSLAKVPFQQCVVNDGSGLSRRNCLSAAALTGIMNAAHSNQKIFPTFYSLLSVAGVDGTLRRRMRGTPAANNAHGKTGTLRNVAALTGYVTTQDGELLSFAMLMNGGNVGGYRAVQDKLAVRLASFSYAEALDSAANLQVAAQPNTPAEAKAKR; the protein is encoded by the coding sequence ATGCGTAAACCTCTGAACCTTCTGCTGTGGACCTCGATTCTTTCCATCCTGCTTGGCATTATCGCCGCCGGCACCGATGCCGCCGGGGCAAAACCCGCTGGACTTGCCCCCTCGGCAGTTAGCAGCAGCGACTCGGCAAAGGCGTTGGAGAAATTAGCAGCCGATTTGAAAAACCTGATTTCCTTACCCCAAGAATTGCAAGCCGGGCGCGTTGGTGTGGTTGTCCATTCCGTTACCCGCAACCATGGCCTGTTCGCGCTGAACCCTGACCGCGCGCTGACCCCTGCTTCCACAACAAAAGTCGTTACCTGCTTCACCGCCTTAAGCGAGCTTGGCCCCAACTACCAGATTAACACCATCATTGCCAGCGATGCCAAGCCAAGCGATGGAGTGGTGCAAGGGAACCTGTACGTGAAAGGATACGGGGACCCGTTCTTGGCCGTCAGCGATCTTGACGCGCTGGTGGACCAAGTCACCAGCGCCGGAATCCGCCAAGTGACCGGCAACGTTGTGGGCGACGGGACCTTCTTCGACAACCACTCCGACCGTTTCGACTACAGCGGCGATGCCGATGAGGTTGAGCCAGTCCCGCCAATCCACGCGCTGACGATTGAACGGAGCCGGTTCACGGTGATCGTCTCCTCGCCACGCACGCCGGGGCTTCCTTGCAACGTGCAAACGTTCCCCCGCAGCAACGGAATTGAGATTGTCAACACAGCGGTTTCGGTTGCCGCACCGGCACGCCGCAGCGGCGGAAAAAGGGGGAAGAAACGGAAAGCGGATCTGCTGATGCCAATGCAACCAAACCAATGGCAACGCTATGGCGACCAGTTTCCGATTGTGGATTCCGAGGAACTTCAGCAACGGAAGAAAAAAAGCACCAGCAGCGCAGCAACGCAACGGGGGAAGAAGCCTGCAGCAAAACCATCCTCCAAAAACAGAGGGGGGGCAAAGCAGGCCGCAAAAGTGAGCAAGGCCACCACAAAAGGGAAAACCGCGCCCGCAGCTTCACGGAAGGCACCTTCAACGCCCCCCGCAGCAGTCACGGCACGCAACGGAATCAACATCAGCGTAACCAGCCGGAACGGGAAGCAGGTGGTGACAGTCAGCGGGACATTAACAGCCAACCGAACGGTCAGCAATCATTATGAGATGAAGAACCCAGCAACGATTGTTGCGGGAATGGTCCACGACCGGCTGCGCCTGGCCGGGGTCGCCATTGGCGGGACCACCGTTAGCGGGGCAACCCCAGCCAACGCCCACACGATAGCCACCAACAGCCGCCCGTTGACTGAGGTACTGACCTACGTGATGAAGAACAGCAACAACTTCTTGGCGGAATACACCTTCAAGATTATCGGCGGGGCAAACGGCGGGCGGACGGAGACGGCAAAGAAATCGGTGGAGAAAATCCAGCAGCGGATGAGCCTTGCGAAGGTTCCGTTCCAGCAGTGCGTGGTGAACGATGGGTCCGGGTTATCGCGCCGGAACTGCTTGTCGGCGGCGGCACTTACCGGGATTATGAACGCAGCACACAGCAACCAGAAAATCTTCCCAACCTTCTACTCCTTGCTCTCGGTTGCCGGGGTTGATGGGACCCTGCGCCGCCGAATGCGCGGGACCCCAGCTGCAAACAACGCCCATGGAAAAACCGGAACCCTGCGGAACGTTGCGGCCTTAACCGGATACGTCACCACGCAGGATGGTGAGCTTCTCAGCTTTGCAATGCTGATGAACGGTGGCAACGTTGGCGGATACCGTGCGGTCCAGGATAAATTGGCGGTGCGGCTTGCCTCGTTCAGCTACGCCGAAGCGTTGGATTCCGCGGCCAATTTGCAGGTGGCCGCGCAGCCCAACACGCCAGCGGAGGCCAAGGCAAAGCGGTAG
- the rho gene encoding transcription termination factor Rho, which yields MPSKEEATATSLLDIAELKAKRIAELTEIAKRLNVPDYSSYRKQELIFKILEAQSQAQRQEGRDNGINFSEGVLEVLPDGYGFLRSSDYNYLPSPDDIYVSPSQIKKFGLRTGDTVNGQVRSPKEGERFFALLKVEQVNYQSPDVMRDRTIFDNLTPLYANKKLLLETTPGEFSMRIMDLLTPIGKGQRGLIVSPPKSGKTVLLQKLANAIARNQPDVKLIVLLIDERPEEVTDMERSVQAEVISSTFDEPPERHVQVADMVLEKARRLVEAKFDVVILLDSITRLARAHNTVIPHSGKILSGGVDANALHKPKRFFGAARNIEEGGSLTIIATALVDTGSRMDEVIFEEFKGTGNMEIILDRRLADRRIFPAFDVVRSGTRREDLLVEATDLNRIWILRKVISDMTPMEAMEFLLDQMQGTKSNKEFMKSMNS from the coding sequence ATGCCAAGCAAAGAAGAGGCAACGGCGACCAGCCTGCTGGACATAGCAGAGCTGAAAGCAAAACGGATTGCCGAGCTTACTGAGATCGCCAAGCGGCTGAACGTTCCTGATTACAGCAGCTATCGCAAGCAGGAACTCATCTTCAAAATTTTAGAAGCCCAAAGCCAAGCCCAACGCCAAGAAGGCCGCGACAACGGCATCAACTTCTCCGAAGGTGTCCTTGAGGTCCTCCCCGATGGCTACGGCTTCCTCCGCTCCAGCGATTACAACTACCTCCCCTCCCCCGACGACATCTACGTCTCCCCCAGCCAAATCAAGAAATTCGGGCTACGCACCGGCGACACCGTCAACGGCCAGGTCCGCTCGCCAAAGGAAGGGGAACGATTTTTCGCACTGCTGAAAGTTGAGCAGGTGAACTATCAATCGCCCGATGTGATGCGGGACCGCACCATTTTCGACAACCTTACCCCCCTGTACGCCAACAAAAAACTTCTGCTGGAAACCACCCCGGGCGAGTTCTCCATGCGGATCATGGACCTGCTAACGCCAATCGGAAAAGGGCAGCGCGGGCTGATTGTCTCGCCACCAAAATCGGGGAAAACCGTGCTGCTGCAGAAGCTGGCCAACGCCATTGCACGCAACCAACCCGATGTAAAGCTGATCGTCCTGCTGATTGACGAACGCCCCGAAGAAGTTACCGACATGGAACGCTCGGTCCAGGCCGAGGTGATTAGCTCCACCTTCGACGAACCACCGGAGCGGCACGTCCAAGTTGCCGACATGGTGCTGGAGAAAGCCCGACGATTGGTGGAAGCAAAGTTCGATGTGGTGATCCTGCTTGACTCCATCACCCGCCTTGCACGCGCCCACAACACTGTGATCCCCCACTCCGGCAAAATCCTTTCCGGCGGCGTTGATGCCAACGCGTTGCACAAACCCAAACGGTTCTTCGGCGCGGCCCGCAACATCGAGGAAGGTGGGTCCCTTACGATTATCGCCACCGCATTGGTTGACACCGGCTCACGAATGGATGAGGTGATTTTCGAGGAGTTCAAGGGAACCGGCAACATGGAAATCATCCTTGACCGCCGCCTTGCCGACCGCCGCATCTTCCCCGCCTTCGACGTTGTTCGCAGCGGAACCCGGCGCGAGGACCTTCTGGTGGAAGCCACCGACCTGAACCGCATCTGGATCCTTCGCAAAGTAATCAGCGACATGACCCCGATGGAGGCAATGGAGTTCCTGCTGGATCAGATGCAAGGGACCAAATCAAACAAAGAATTTATGAAGTCCATGAACTCCTAA
- the hslU gene encoding ATP-dependent protease ATPase subunit HslU translates to MNTVSSPRHAAEELTPSQIVAELDKYIIGQHNAKKSVAIALRNRWRRQQIGGGMREEIMPNNIIMIGPTGVGKTEIARRLARLANAPFLKVEATKFTEVGYVGRDVESIVRDLTEIGVAMVRAEHNARLHEQAATRVEERLLDLLQPRNVSFNLPFAAPGAQIHTPDSAARKAERENLRQRLRNGDLDGIQVEMDVYDDSQASQMAATFSSLAGDEMGRNLQEMMSNMLPKRSVRRTIPISEARRHVMAEETSNLVDNEALIREAIARVENSGIVFLDEIDKVAGAGSTSGPDVSREGVQRDLLPIVEGTTVNTKYGPVKSDHVLFIASGAFHISRPSDLLPELQGRFPIRVELDSLTADDFVEILTRPENALVKQYKALLATEGLEIVFTEPGIEAIAKVAAEVNEEVENIGARRLHTVMTNLLEEVLFNAPDNIQDQTITVTPELVRKRLESVTKNQELSRYVL, encoded by the coding sequence ATGAACACAGTATCATCACCGCGACACGCAGCTGAGGAGTTGACCCCAAGCCAGATTGTGGCGGAATTAGACAAGTACATTATCGGCCAGCACAACGCCAAGAAATCGGTGGCGATTGCCTTGCGGAACCGCTGGCGGCGGCAACAAATCGGGGGGGGCATGCGCGAGGAGATCATGCCGAACAACATCATCATGATTGGCCCAACCGGGGTCGGGAAAACCGAAATCGCACGGCGGCTTGCGCGGCTTGCCAACGCCCCATTCCTGAAAGTAGAAGCCACCAAGTTTACCGAGGTGGGCTACGTTGGTCGCGACGTGGAATCTATCGTTCGCGACCTTACGGAAATCGGCGTGGCGATGGTCAGGGCCGAACACAACGCCCGGCTGCATGAGCAAGCCGCAACGCGGGTGGAAGAACGATTGCTTGATTTGCTGCAACCCCGCAACGTCAGTTTCAACCTCCCCTTTGCTGCGCCCGGGGCCCAAATCCACACCCCTGATTCGGCAGCGCGGAAGGCCGAACGCGAGAACCTGCGCCAACGCCTGCGCAACGGCGATCTAGATGGCATCCAAGTGGAGATGGATGTGTACGACGACTCGCAAGCCTCGCAAATGGCCGCAACGTTCAGCAGCCTTGCCGGCGATGAGATGGGCCGGAACCTTCAGGAAATGATGAGCAATATGCTCCCGAAACGCTCGGTGCGCCGCACGATCCCCATCAGCGAAGCACGCCGCCATGTGATGGCCGAGGAAACCTCCAACCTTGTGGATAACGAGGCATTGATCCGCGAGGCCATTGCCCGCGTGGAGAATTCCGGAATCGTCTTCCTTGATGAGATTGACAAAGTTGCCGGCGCCGGAAGTACCAGCGGCCCCGACGTCTCGCGCGAGGGGGTCCAGCGGGACCTGCTTCCGATTGTGGAAGGAACCACCGTCAACACAAAGTATGGGCCGGTGAAAAGCGACCACGTGCTGTTCATCGCTTCCGGCGCGTTCCATATCTCACGGCCAAGCGATTTGCTGCCGGAGCTTCAGGGTCGCTTCCCAATTCGCGTGGAGTTGGACTCACTAACGGCTGATGATTTTGTGGAGATTCTCACCCGCCCAGAAAACGCCCTGGTGAAGCAATACAAAGCTCTGCTGGCAACCGAAGGGTTGGAGATAGTCTTTACCGAGCCTGGCATTGAAGCGATTGCAAAAGTTGCCGCCGAAGTGAACGAGGAAGTGGAGAACATCGGCGCGCGGCGGCTGCACACGGTGATGACCAATTTGCTGGAGGAAGTGTTGTTCAATGCCCCCGACAACATCCAGGACCAGACCATCACCGTCACCCCCGAGCTGGTTCGCAAACGCCTTGAAAGCGTCACGAAGAATCAGGAACTGAGCAGGTACGTGCTGTAA
- a CDS encoding OmpA family protein: protein MRQTLHSLLLILALSCCGIHAWAQTGENRVAVGVGASLTTLFSDFSETPFGLGGQLSLRWNIQPAFSLHGVAGVSGVTQSLTNQDLANFPNYFGATGGGIGTGFYPNTTPPLPREGTNNLSLNHFALLGSYNFQPGQRFVPFVAAGLGIVSFNPTTDASGVKLPNNLNNGYNLTALQLPLSVGAEYYLDDKLVLNGRATLGLVFSDYLDDLAEGGNDPLASLSIGISYYVFGELDCDKDGLIDREEERIGSDKCNPDTDGDNLPDPDEVRRHGTDPTNPDTDGDGLRSDTELLAHRTNPNRADTDGDRLSDGDEVSRKTDPLVVDTDGDDLNDGEEVLETNTNPLNPDSDADNLEDGKELHTYKTDPLNPDTDGDRLNDGEEVTTYRTDPLLTDSDSDEITDGEEVQQRKTDPRKKDTDGDQLSDGEEILRAGTNPLNPDTDADTVGDGDDECPLVPGVRERRGCPAPPKVGAVTSFPSIYFLVDSDQFDFGRTETTENLAKVLAYVNQCPGLTIIIEGHASREGSEQRNQELSDKRALRVKEWLVGQGVDSNKIDLTLGYGSRQNAVPEPIPNSPEAKAMEPTALESIRRQNRRIAIKVARTCD, encoded by the coding sequence ATGCGCCAAACTCTCCATTCCCTTTTGCTGATTCTTGCCCTCTCTTGCTGCGGCATCCATGCTTGGGCACAAACGGGCGAGAACCGCGTTGCTGTTGGCGTTGGGGCATCGCTCACAACGCTCTTCTCCGATTTTTCTGAAACGCCGTTTGGGCTTGGTGGCCAGCTTTCGTTGCGGTGGAATATCCAGCCCGCGTTCTCGCTGCATGGCGTTGCTGGGGTTAGCGGTGTCACCCAATCCCTCACCAACCAGGACCTTGCCAACTTCCCGAACTATTTCGGCGCAACCGGCGGCGGAATCGGCACGGGGTTCTACCCCAACACAACCCCGCCGCTTCCACGCGAGGGGACGAACAACCTTTCGCTGAATCACTTCGCGCTGCTTGGTTCCTACAACTTCCAGCCGGGCCAGCGGTTTGTTCCGTTTGTGGCGGCTGGGCTGGGGATCGTTTCCTTCAATCCAACAACCGATGCTTCCGGGGTGAAGCTGCCGAACAACCTCAACAACGGCTACAACCTCACCGCGCTGCAACTCCCCCTTTCCGTTGGTGCGGAATACTATCTGGATGACAAGCTGGTGCTGAACGGGCGTGCGACGCTTGGGCTGGTTTTCAGCGATTACTTGGATGACCTTGCCGAAGGGGGAAATGATCCGTTGGCCTCCCTTTCGATTGGAATCAGCTACTACGTGTTTGGCGAACTGGACTGCGACAAGGATGGATTGATTGACCGCGAAGAAGAACGGATCGGCTCCGACAAATGCAACCCCGACACCGATGGCGATAACCTTCCTGACCCCGACGAGGTCCGCCGCCACGGAACCGACCCAACCAACCCCGACACCGATGGCGACGGGCTTCGCTCCGACACCGAGCTGCTTGCCCACCGCACCAATCCCAACCGCGCCGACACCGACGGCGACCGCCTGAGCGATGGCGATGAAGTCAGCCGGAAAACCGACCCGCTGGTGGTGGATACCGATGGCGATGATCTGAACGACGGGGAGGAGGTGCTGGAAACCAACACCAACCCGCTGAATCCCGATAGCGATGCCGACAATCTGGAGGATGGAAAGGAACTCCACACCTACAAGACCGACCCGCTGAACCCCGACACCGACGGCGACCGGCTGAACGATGGCGAAGAGGTGACAACCTACCGCACGGACCCTTTGCTGACCGATAGCGATAGCGATGAAATCACCGACGGGGAGGAGGTCCAGCAGCGAAAAACCGACCCGCGAAAAAAAGACACCGACGGCGACCAGCTAAGCGATGGCGAGGAAATCCTGCGCGCCGGAACCAACCCGCTGAACCCCGACACCGATGCCGACACCGTTGGCGACGGCGACGATGAGTGCCCGTTGGTTCCGGGCGTTCGCGAGCGCCGCGGATGCCCGGCTCCGCCAAAAGTGGGTGCCGTCACCAGCTTCCCCAGCATCTACTTTTTGGTGGATAGCGACCAGTTCGATTTTGGCCGGACGGAGACGACGGAAAATTTAGCGAAGGTGCTGGCCTACGTGAATCAATGCCCGGGGCTGACGATCATCATCGAAGGGCACGCCTCGCGCGAGGGGAGCGAGCAACGGAACCAGGAGCTAAGCGATAAGCGTGCGCTGCGGGTGAAAGAATGGCTGGTGGGGCAAGGGGTTGACTCCAACAAAATTGACCTGACGCTTGGCTACGGCAGCCGCCAAAATGCCGTGCCGGAACCAATCCCCAACTCCCCCGAAGCAAAGGCGATGGAGCCAACAGCGTTGGAATCCATCCGCCGCCAAAACCGCCGCATCGCCATCAAGGTTGCGCGGACGTGTGATTGA
- a CDS encoding M20/M25/M40 family metallo-hydrolase: MESPLGNGSGFGATDNASGIAALIEVVRKVAAAQPRYTLIAVASNAEEKNPEYAGHHHGSRAVANWLRREGKKVRGVVVMDMVGWSPNHAQTMLFADARSRPLAALLRKLNDSLKTGLAIAATIAPCRHSDNESFANAGFPAVLFMESCTPWRATGLRPRNPTYHTRRDLPPTVNLSVTEGVVELVAQFVGGREAAPTKSG; the protein is encoded by the coding sequence ATGGAAAGCCCGTTGGGAAACGGCTCCGGCTTCGGCGCAACCGACAACGCATCGGGGATTGCGGCGTTGATTGAGGTTGTCCGCAAGGTTGCCGCCGCGCAACCACGCTACACCCTGATTGCCGTTGCCAGCAATGCCGAAGAAAAAAATCCTGAGTATGCCGGGCATCATCACGGAAGCCGTGCGGTTGCCAATTGGTTGCGGCGGGAAGGGAAGAAGGTTCGCGGCGTGGTGGTGATGGATATGGTGGGATGGTCGCCCAACCATGCCCAGACAATGCTATTTGCCGATGCGCGGTCCCGCCCCCTGGCCGCGCTGCTGCGGAAGCTGAACGATTCGCTGAAAACGGGGCTGGCGATCGCAGCCACAATCGCACCATGCCGCCACAGCGATAATGAGTCGTTTGCCAACGCTGGCTTCCCGGCGGTCCTCTTCATGGAAAGCTGCACCCCGTGGCGTGCAACGGGCCTGCGCCCCCGCAACCCCACCTACCACACCCGCCGCGACCTTCCACCCACGGTGAATTTGTCGGTGACAGAAGGAGTGGTGGAGTTGGTGGCCCAATTCGTCGGGGGAAGGGAAGCGGCCCCGACGAAGTCGGGGTAG
- the mtaB gene encoding tRNA (N(6)-L-threonylcarbamoyladenosine(37)-C(2))-methylthiotransferase MtaB — MNKQTVALHTLGCKLNYAESSTIAERFRREGFRVVELSEGGDVVVINSCTVTENADRECRQVVRRALRANPDAYVIVTGCYAQLKPEEIASMDGVDMVLGSAEKFQIFEHCGDFQKEETPRIAVGEIAEATGFGPAFTGEGDSRTRAFLKVQDGCDYNCAFCTIPLARGGSRSQPIQEAFRQACQLVESGYQEIVITGVNVGDFGKGRAESFLDLLLRLHEVPRLQRLKISSIEPNLLTDPIIELASASDRMLPHFHIPLQSGSDQILGKMRRRYRSSVYRDRVETILRLMPHAAIGVDVIVGFPGETEEHFQETYSFLNELPIAYLHVFTYSERQNTPAAEFGGAVPVGERRDRTRRLRILSEKKRGQFAATHEGEIRPVLFESRQMEGMIEGYTDNYIRVGVPFHPALAGKIVDVRVGEFNGNYAAGAVVNAQLSAMLPVLPVVNYCGT, encoded by the coding sequence ATGAATAAGCAAACCGTTGCGCTGCATACGCTGGGGTGCAAGCTGAATTATGCCGAAAGCAGCACCATTGCCGAACGCTTCCGCCGTGAAGGGTTTCGGGTGGTGGAGTTGTCGGAAGGGGGGGACGTTGTGGTCATCAACTCCTGCACCGTCACCGAAAACGCGGACCGCGAATGCCGCCAAGTGGTCCGCCGCGCCTTGCGCGCCAACCCAGATGCCTACGTGATCGTCACCGGATGCTACGCCCAGCTGAAGCCGGAAGAAATTGCCTCGATGGATGGCGTTGACATGGTTCTTGGCTCGGCAGAGAAGTTCCAGATTTTTGAGCATTGCGGCGATTTCCAAAAAGAGGAAACGCCCCGGATTGCCGTTGGCGAAATTGCCGAGGCAACCGGATTCGGCCCGGCATTCACCGGCGAAGGGGACAGCCGCACCCGCGCATTCCTGAAGGTGCAGGATGGATGCGATTACAACTGCGCCTTCTGCACCATCCCGCTGGCACGTGGCGGAAGCCGCAGCCAACCAATCCAGGAAGCCTTCCGCCAGGCGTGCCAACTGGTGGAATCGGGCTATCAAGAAATCGTTATCACCGGGGTGAACGTGGGGGATTTTGGGAAGGGGAGGGCGGAGTCATTTCTGGACTTGCTGCTGCGGCTTCACGAGGTGCCACGGTTGCAGCGGCTGAAAATTTCCTCCATCGAACCAAACCTTCTTACCGATCCCATCATTGAGCTTGCTTCGGCCAGCGACCGGATGCTCCCCCATTTTCATATCCCCCTGCAAAGTGGATCGGATCAAATTTTGGGAAAGATGCGCCGCCGCTACCGCAGCAGCGTCTATCGCGACCGCGTTGAAACCATCCTGCGGCTGATGCCCCACGCTGCAATCGGCGTTGATGTAATTGTGGGATTCCCCGGCGAGACCGAGGAGCATTTCCAAGAAACCTACTCCTTCCTGAACGAGCTTCCGATTGCCTACCTTCACGTGTTCACCTACAGCGAGCGGCAGAACACGCCGGCGGCGGAGTTTGGCGGAGCGGTCCCGGTGGGGGAACGCCGCGACCGCACCCGAAGGCTTCGCATCCTTTCCGAAAAAAAACGGGGTCAGTTTGCTGCGACCCACGAAGGGGAGATCCGCCCGGTGCTGTTCGAGTCGCGCCAGATGGAGGGAATGATTGAGGGTTACACCGACAACTACATCCGCGTTGGCGTGCCGTTCCACCCCGCGCTTGCTGGGAAGATTGTTGATGTTCGGGTGGGTGAGTTCAACGGGAATTACGCCGCCGGCGCGGTGGTGAATGCCCAGCTTTCGGCAATGCTGCCGGTGCTCCCGGTGGTGAATTATTGCGGGACATGA